A genomic stretch from Candidatus Methanomassiliicoccus intestinalis Issoire-Mx1 includes:
- a CDS encoding AAA-like domain-containing protein, whose product MREFNITGACIPKKHYMVNISDKLDHILNLVDNEKYFVINRPNQYGKTTTLNQVRRKLSDKYIIICISFEVWEENAFSSERLFVNEFINAVKKSLILNNADPESIANWQNIDALISPMTNLGQNIVSLVDSSDKEIILIIDEADRSRGNQILIDFLGMLRAKYLSRNEGIDIAFKSVILAGVHDIKNLRLRLRADDDYVYDSPWNIAAPFDIDMSFSPGEISTMLIQYENDHNTGMDIDTVSNRLYYFTNGYPFLVSYICKIIDEKLSKEWNSDGIDKAVKMFLGEKTTLTDSLIKNIENDRELYDLVYTLLVTLDPIDYISSNSTIEKGVMYDIISKGNNNKVVISNKIFELYIYNHLMSKKKLSRNIGSTDDMNRKYVSNGKLDMNKILDSFKNFMHSEYRNKDENFIEREGRLLFLAFLKPIINGSGFYYVEAETGEDKRMDVIVTYGKEEFIIELKIWRGASNMKELLINLQTILA is encoded by the coding sequence ATGAGAGAATTTAACATTACTGGCGCGTGCATTCCTAAGAAACATTACATGGTTAACATAAGTGATAAGTTGGATCACATACTCAATTTAGTAGATAATGAAAAATATTTTGTTATAAACAGACCCAACCAATATGGAAAAACTACAACGCTTAACCAAGTGAGAAGAAAGCTGTCTGATAAATATATTATAATATGTATCAGTTTTGAAGTGTGGGAAGAGAATGCCTTCTCATCCGAGAGGCTATTTGTTAACGAATTTATAAATGCTGTGAAAAAATCCCTCATTCTTAATAACGCAGACCCAGAGTCTATAGCTAACTGGCAGAATATAGATGCTTTGATTAGCCCTATGACCAATCTTGGTCAGAATATTGTATCTCTTGTAGACTCATCAGATAAAGAAATAATACTCATAATTGATGAAGCAGATAGGTCAAGAGGAAACCAGATATTAATTGATTTTTTGGGAATGTTAAGAGCAAAATACCTTTCAAGAAATGAAGGAATAGATATTGCATTTAAAAGTGTTATTTTAGCTGGGGTTCATGATATTAAAAATTTAAGACTGAGACTACGGGCTGATGATGACTATGTATACGATTCTCCGTGGAATATAGCTGCCCCGTTTGACATAGATATGTCTTTTTCACCTGGGGAAATCTCAACTATGCTAATCCAATATGAAAACGATCATAATACTGGAATGGATATAGATACAGTATCAAATAGACTTTACTATTTTACAAACGGTTATCCATTTTTAGTTAGCTACATCTGTAAGATCATTGATGAAAAGCTCTCAAAAGAATGGAATTCTGATGGAATTGACAAGGCCGTGAAAATGTTTTTGGGAGAGAAAACTACTCTAACTGACAGTTTGATTAAGAATATTGAAAATGACAGGGAACTTTATGATTTGGTCTATACCTTGTTGGTTACCTTAGATCCTATTGATTATATTTCATCCAACTCTACAATTGAAAAAGGTGTAATGTATGACATCATTTCAAAAGGAAATAATAATAAGGTCGTTATTTCAAATAAGATTTTTGAGCTGTATATCTACAACCACTTAATGTCCAAAAAGAAATTGTCTCGAAATATTGGCAGCACGGATGACATGAATAGAAAATATGTTTCAAATGGTAAGCTGGATATGAACAAAATACTTGACAGTTTCAAGAATTTTATGCATTCAGAATATAGAAACAAAGACGAAAATTTCATAGAGCGTGAAGGAAGATTGCTGTTTCTAGCATTTTTAAAACCCATTATAAATGGATCTGGCTTTTACTATGTAGAAGCGGAAACCGGAGAAGACAAACGCATGGACGTTATAGTCACATACGGAAAAGAAGAATTTATAATTGAATTAAAGATCTGGAGAGGAGCATCGAACATGAAAGAGCTCTTAATCAACTTACAGACTATCTTAGCCTGA
- a CDS encoding HVO_0476 family zinc finger protein, which produces MTIPNALYLDCPSCGENAVHEVLRGKMGKKQDTLEATVKCQECGHTYTTVVREPESLKIPIIVSDRSESHREEIELMEDEILSVGDEIFLGESQLLVTAIESKGKRVENCEPANIDTIWAKKFDHVIVKISINKHTQTIPAELEALPDEEFYVGDLMTIGTEKVAIHSIKTASGMVRRGSAEARDIVRIYAKAVRTTYS; this is translated from the coding sequence ATGACAATACCCAACGCACTTTATTTGGATTGCCCATCCTGTGGCGAGAATGCCGTGCATGAGGTTCTCAGAGGTAAAATGGGAAAGAAGCAGGACACACTCGAGGCAACCGTAAAGTGCCAAGAATGTGGCCACACATACACAACCGTAGTAAGGGAGCCAGAATCACTAAAGATACCAATCATTGTCTCTGACAGAAGCGAATCTCATAGAGAAGAGATTGAACTCATGGAAGATGAGATTCTCAGTGTAGGAGACGAGATATTCCTCGGAGAAAGCCAGCTGCTGGTTACGGCAATAGAATCTAAAGGAAAGAGAGTTGAAAACTGCGAACCTGCCAACATTGATACAATCTGGGCTAAAAAGTTCGACCATGTAATAGTTAAGATTTCCATCAATAAGCATACCCAGACGATACCTGCAGAGCTGGAGGCACTCCCCGATGAGGAGTTTTATGTAGGCGACCTGATGACAATCGGCACAGAAAAAGTTGCAATACACAGCATAAAAACAGCATCTGGTATGGTAAGACGCGGCAGTGCTGAAGCAAGAGATATCGTCAGGATATACGCCAAAGCCGTAAGGACAACTTACTCTTGA
- a CDS encoding HAD family hydrolase produces the protein MAAESNSFMSNGLTKYDLAVFDMDGVLVNYSSSWSWINKELGIDNSSDFKAYLNKEIDDEEFMRRDIQRWMDKYPGITVDDVAKILENVPVINGIRETVRRLHWFDIKCIIISGGLMATAARIAKECGFDAYIANDLDRDIDGFLTGDGISNVDLKDKGQYVVKFQEKYNTTKHRTFAIGNSFSDLPMFRECSFGIAFNPIDEKIVEGADAVVKSETIADILPYVIQE, from the coding sequence ATGGCTGCGGAGTCTAATTCATTCATGTCAAATGGTCTGACCAAATATGATCTGGCAGTCTTTGACATGGACGGAGTACTCGTTAATTATTCCAGTTCCTGGTCTTGGATAAACAAGGAACTTGGTATAGACAACAGCAGCGATTTTAAAGCCTATCTAAATAAAGAAATCGATGATGAGGAATTTATGCGGAGAGATATCCAGAGGTGGATGGATAAGTATCCCGGCATTACCGTAGATGATGTTGCAAAGATTTTAGAAAATGTGCCGGTGATTAACGGCATAAGAGAAACTGTACGCAGACTTCACTGGTTTGATATAAAATGCATAATCATCAGCGGCGGACTGATGGCTACAGCAGCAAGAATCGCCAAAGAATGCGGTTTTGATGCATATATTGCAAATGATCTGGACAGAGACATAGATGGTTTCCTCACCGGCGATGGAATTTCGAATGTAGATCTGAAAGACAAGGGTCAGTATGTAGTGAAGTTTCAGGAAAAGTATAACACCACTAAACACAGGACTTTTGCAATAGGCAATAGCTTTTCAGATCTGCCGATGTTCAGAGAATGCTCCTTTGGAATCGCTTTCAACCCAATCGATGAAAAGATTGTGGAAGGTGCCGACGCAGTCGTTAAAAGCGAGACCATCGCCGACATCCTGCCTTATGTGATTCAAGAGTAA
- a CDS encoding TraB/GumN family protein, translating into MITILGVGHVFDIAKQVRHIILQSDSKAVCIELDPVRYHALRNPDKEKAKTGLTYDMMASFQSKIAEDYGGEAGDEMIAAVDTATEMGIAFCLIDVDARSLFDRILKEMTFGEKAKLFFSSFAALFVRKKTIEEELSSYEDNTELYMATMGKQFPTMKRILVDERNEIMSKNIIKAADMYGDVAVVIGDGHVDGILKILGDRETKVFRLKDIRNMEFPESDVKLEQDNLTLKYSFEQKIE; encoded by the coding sequence ATGATAACCATTCTGGGCGTAGGACATGTGTTTGACATCGCCAAACAAGTAAGACACATTATTCTGCAGTCTGATTCAAAAGCAGTCTGTATAGAACTTGATCCAGTCAGGTATCATGCATTGCGTAATCCAGATAAGGAAAAAGCCAAAACAGGCCTGACTTATGACATGATGGCAAGTTTTCAGAGCAAAATAGCCGAAGATTACGGCGGAGAAGCCGGTGACGAGATGATCGCTGCAGTGGATACTGCGACAGAGATGGGGATTGCATTCTGTCTGATCGATGTCGATGCTCGCTCCTTATTTGACAGGATTCTCAAGGAAATGACATTCGGTGAAAAAGCGAAACTGTTCTTTTCATCATTTGCCGCCCTGTTTGTAAGAAAGAAAACCATTGAAGAGGAGTTAAGCTCCTATGAAGACAATACCGAACTGTACATGGCAACCATGGGAAAACAGTTTCCTACAATGAAAAGAATTCTGGTAGATGAACGCAATGAGATCATGTCCAAAAACATAATCAAAGCTGCAGATATGTATGGAGATGTTGCAGTAGTCATCGGCGATGGGCATGTAGACGGAATTTTAAAGATTCTTGGAGACAGGGAGACGAAAGTATTCCGCTTGAAAGACATCAGAAATATGGAGTTCCCCGAATCAGACGTCAAGCTTGAACAGGACAATCTTACGCTTAAATACAGTTTTGAACAAAAGATTGAATGA
- the thyX gene encoding FAD-dependent thymidylate synthase: MRVTLLSYTKDAEKLCSSAARSCYSSKGADELMERWNEEKMEGWLGTPLSSGHYSVLEHASYTFSVEGVSRAMTHQLVRHRIASYSQQSQRYVSMDHSQYIMPPSVAEDKEAAEKFKKMMDSVWECYDFLTSRNVPAEDARYVLPNACSTNITVTMNARELLHFLELRTCRRAQWEIREVAEEMLRLVRDVSPYIFHNAGPSCISKGHCQEGKMSCKNPRTELMPSSSE, encoded by the coding sequence ATGCGTGTTACTCTTCTGTCTTACACTAAAGATGCAGAAAAACTATGTTCTTCAGCGGCCAGATCATGTTATTCATCTAAAGGTGCAGATGAGTTGATGGAGAGATGGAATGAAGAAAAGATGGAAGGGTGGCTGGGAACCCCTCTGAGCAGCGGACACTATTCTGTTCTGGAACACGCATCATATACCTTTTCTGTAGAAGGAGTATCAAGAGCGATGACTCACCAGCTTGTGAGGCACAGAATCGCTTCCTATTCGCAGCAGTCACAGAGATATGTTTCGATGGATCATTCTCAGTACATCATGCCGCCTTCTGTGGCAGAAGATAAAGAAGCCGCTGAAAAATTCAAAAAGATGATGGACAGCGTCTGGGAGTGTTATGATTTTCTTACTTCCAGAAATGTGCCGGCTGAAGATGCCAGATATGTGCTTCCGAATGCATGTTCCACCAATATAACTGTAACAATGAATGCAAGGGAACTTCTGCATTTCTTGGAACTGAGAACCTGCCGCAGAGCTCAGTGGGAGATAAGAGAAGTTGCCGAAGAAATGCTGAGATTGGTGAGAGATGTATCTCCCTACATCTTCCATAATGCCGGTCCCAGCTGCATCTCCAAAGGTCATTGCCAGGAAGGAAAAATGAGCTGCAAAAATCCTAGGACTGAACTCATGCCCTCCTCTTCAGAATGA
- a CDS encoding S26 family signal peptidase, giving the protein MKRSKILAIAASLVLVSLLTLAVFESILSPPMVISSRSMQHDDNKSELGILDTGDLVIIDYQKSPSEIMTYAQSVSEGYTQFGEYGDVVLYHTDLSDIPIIHRAICRVIYNGDGTFNIPELSLLPEWMWSTSNGGWENLRGIVYLYNIGFKNITVPIDLDKILKKMGNDPHGGFLTMGDNNTGNTKLGTVGYIDQTSLSSVDSPILDEDIIGVAAAEIPWVGVLKLTVSGEAPDYLPLNSVVCLTAAVSAGTLCIAAAYIILKRRA; this is encoded by the coding sequence GTGAAACGTTCCAAAATTCTAGCCATTGCTGCATCGCTGGTACTTGTTTCTCTTTTGACACTTGCAGTTTTCGAATCGATTCTCTCACCACCGATGGTGATTTCCTCAAGAAGCATGCAGCACGATGACAACAAAAGCGAATTGGGCATCTTAGATACTGGAGATCTTGTAATCATTGACTATCAAAAGAGTCCTTCAGAGATCATGACTTATGCACAGTCTGTTTCAGAAGGATACACTCAGTTTGGAGAATATGGAGATGTGGTTCTTTATCATACTGATCTTTCAGACATTCCCATAATCCACAGGGCAATATGCAGAGTCATCTACAATGGAGACGGCACTTTCAATATTCCAGAGCTGTCGCTGCTCCCTGAATGGATGTGGTCTACATCCAATGGAGGCTGGGAGAACCTGAGAGGTATTGTCTACCTTTATAACATAGGATTCAAGAATATTACAGTCCCGATTGATCTTGACAAAATCCTGAAAAAAATGGGAAATGACCCTCACGGCGGATTTTTAACCATGGGCGACAACAATACAGGAAATACCAAATTGGGTACAGTGGGATACATAGATCAGACTTCATTATCTTCAGTGGATTCCCCGATCCTTGATGAAGATATAATCGGAGTGGCTGCTGCTGAAATTCCCTGGGTAGGCGTACTGAAACTTACTGTAAGCGGAGAAGCTCCAGATTACCTGCCACTTAACAGTGTTGTCTGTCTCACAGCGGCAGTTTCCGCCGGAACTCTGTGCATTGCAGCCGCATACATCATTCTGAAGAGGAGGGCATGA
- a CDS encoding 30S ribosomal protein S17e: protein MGNIRPTYIKRIALELAQKYPTLFNEDFENNKELVSKLTNVDSIVMRNRIAGYVTRYWQNMEQ, encoded by the coding sequence ATGGGAAATATCAGACCCACTTACATTAAAAGGATTGCTCTCGAACTTGCACAGAAATATCCAACTTTGTTCAATGAAGACTTTGAAAACAACAAAGAATTGGTTTCCAAATTGACAAATGTAGACTCAATTGTCATGAGAAACCGCATAGCTGGTTACGTTACCCGTTACTGGCAGAATATGGAGCAGTAA
- the rqcH gene encoding ribosome rescue protein RqcH, giving the protein MKDEMNAFDILAMTSELQAIVGGYVDKIFHWDKRNVLLRVNSPDGRKEVLLKDLKWLYIAPGKPDIPDIPSEFAVNLRKHLSNLRVVKVSQREFDRIVLIDLERAEAKYQLIIELFSGGNLILVSEGKILNSIISRKWRHREVRPGVEYAFPQTKFNPRNMDYGSFSQTVAASSSDAVRTLATEINIGGQYAEEACLRAGIMKNTKAAELTEENIRTLYDQIELMFSEAQNSISAREIIINEELEDVSPIPLKQHEGFETVQYENFSTAIHHYVQNIRNDEPQEDKEVSRLKRLYTRQKEAIDAQLAVAEDYSKQAEAIYSQYSDVDAFLKKFSKIVEGKTWDEIRETVKPHSVISEIDPKNHTMKVTVAERQVLLDYTLSIEGNANMLYSLSKDARAKAKGAQDALADTEKKLAKRVKETEKDASNSKTAAVKTKEYWFERYKWFITSNGHLVIAGRDAHSNDKLVKKHLKATEKFAHADIHGAPSTVIVNGAEADEEEMEEVCAFALSHSKAWMTGAQEGTAYWVLPDQVSKMPQSGEFVPRGAFVIRGKRNYIYHLPLELAVGEIEYEGGRKIMCGPVKSVSSKSSRYVVIVPGKTDAGKISSKLSKAFAVPEEEISRILPPGKIEIGSIHGIELEE; this is encoded by the coding sequence ATGAAAGACGAGATGAACGCGTTCGATATTCTTGCGATGACATCTGAACTGCAGGCTATCGTGGGCGGATATGTAGACAAAATTTTTCATTGGGATAAAAGAAACGTCCTATTACGCGTCAACTCGCCAGACGGAAGAAAAGAAGTACTGCTCAAAGACCTGAAATGGCTGTATATTGCACCAGGGAAACCAGATATTCCAGATATTCCCTCAGAATTTGCAGTCAATCTCAGAAAGCATTTGAGCAATCTCCGAGTTGTAAAAGTATCTCAGAGAGAGTTTGACAGGATAGTATTGATTGATCTTGAACGAGCTGAGGCCAAATATCAGCTGATTATTGAGTTATTCAGCGGTGGAAACCTCATTCTTGTCTCGGAAGGAAAAATTCTGAACTCAATCATCTCCAGGAAATGGAGACATCGTGAAGTACGTCCAGGTGTTGAATACGCCTTCCCGCAGACAAAATTCAACCCTCGCAATATGGATTACGGCTCATTTTCTCAGACAGTGGCTGCTTCATCTTCAGATGCCGTGAGAACGCTGGCTACTGAGATTAACATAGGCGGGCAATATGCAGAAGAAGCCTGTCTGAGAGCAGGCATAATGAAGAATACAAAGGCAGCAGAGCTTACCGAAGAAAATATCAGGACTCTTTATGACCAGATCGAACTGATGTTTTCAGAGGCGCAGAACTCCATCAGTGCCAGAGAGATAATCATCAATGAAGAACTGGAAGATGTCTCTCCCATTCCATTGAAACAGCATGAAGGTTTTGAAACTGTACAATATGAAAACTTCTCAACTGCGATTCATCACTATGTACAAAATATCAGAAATGATGAACCTCAGGAAGATAAGGAAGTAAGCAGACTCAAAAGATTATATACAAGACAAAAGGAAGCCATTGATGCTCAGCTGGCAGTTGCAGAAGACTATTCTAAGCAGGCTGAAGCTATCTACTCTCAGTATTCAGATGTTGATGCTTTCCTGAAAAAATTCAGCAAAATTGTAGAAGGAAAAACATGGGATGAAATCAGAGAGACTGTCAAACCTCATTCAGTAATCAGCGAGATCGATCCTAAAAATCATACTATGAAAGTAACTGTCGCTGAGAGACAGGTTCTTTTGGACTACACTCTTTCCATAGAGGGCAATGCCAACATGCTTTATTCATTATCTAAAGATGCCAGAGCTAAGGCGAAGGGAGCGCAGGATGCTCTCGCCGACACCGAGAAAAAACTGGCTAAAAGGGTGAAAGAAACAGAAAAGGACGCTTCTAACTCCAAAACAGCAGCAGTAAAGACGAAAGAATACTGGTTTGAGAGGTATAAATGGTTCATAACTTCAAACGGCCACTTAGTTATTGCTGGCAGAGATGCTCACTCTAATGACAAACTTGTAAAAAAGCATCTCAAAGCTACAGAAAAATTTGCCCATGCTGATATTCATGGGGCTCCCAGCACAGTAATTGTAAATGGAGCTGAGGCAGACGAAGAAGAAATGGAGGAAGTTTGCGCATTCGCATTGTCTCACTCAAAAGCCTGGATGACAGGAGCTCAGGAAGGCACAGCATACTGGGTACTCCCGGATCAGGTGAGCAAGATGCCGCAGTCAGGAGAATTCGTTCCCAGGGGAGCATTCGTTATCAGAGGAAAAAGAAATTACATTTATCACCTGCCTCTGGAACTTGCTGTAGGAGAAATAGAATATGAAGGCGGCAGAAAAATCATGTGCGGACCTGTGAAGTCTGTTTCTTCAAAGTCCAGCAGATATGTGGTGATTGTTCCTGGAAAAACAGATGCCGGGAAAATTTCTTCCAAGCTGTCTAAAGCCTTTGCAGTTCCAGAAGAAGAAATCTCCAGAATACTTCCTCCAGGGAAAATAGAAATAGGTTCGATCCACGGAATTGAATTAGAAGAATGA
- a CDS encoding InlB B-repeat-containing protein, with product MKTEKRLTMALSVLVALMMLAVPLASSSNLFVDGGQTNSNGDAPIVSGDTSYRVDFILNEGSEGRISLDQVSETKLDDLIVALNNASNSPVVSGATWYKDKNSNIFAVVTGDVTIQQLIWALTDTSGADKVFKIEKTGYILDSFENNDTKAAFGPDKQNNAIPSSNNGDKITKDMTFTAKWLLDDSKYAEIPVDVVYEGETKEYVKAFPKYETVDTNIDEKNVYITVSKGSFLNVGIDDLNTYGIVVNANDSEDKITEIYTFKTTYGDNKEISKEISSKAVKVPVTSKLTMTYTFNDKEFSKIIVNSIAFNKEIFKDGSVTLYASKLRSYSYADVYNALSGADSLANETNAGKLTYDLPILDVTDDVTKDGYKLTGWNEGAELLKSENNASSPLTLDAKLNGYYVIFMVNGQFEYVYVPFGELSADKTTLDISGVNHWVSIDYTSYKAGTFTAIKSFNFASTSDVGSVEDVTGRTTEKEPTAVLIACFTPSSSTSYAVFNANSYTYKSGDKDADDGNDAEVISSMVGTFGNEYVNYLIIPGKSGDKITVPSIKPIYGEESKTLFISWNKYPAKITKVSDGAAKPNYTYPAIETAYSEKDAYGAANEVILYAADAVDYKYIITFYDGSEVVGVFYYSAAPTTNIESGLVAWEIDGKAYSQYTEESSKAFAKILTPEKDGYYITQWNDADKNKDVEFKWADGKISSMKVNIKDMKDDLNLYAQFKAEKYDIVYTNTYGNVGSMSQTASVDESVKLYSDSTFVYDGYKLTGWSDRPDGSGTNYDLGASFTLNGAQYEDLKDGKFTLYAVWEKVGSDVPGGNTDGNNDSDNTALYLIAGMLAVIAILAIVGIVLMRRK from the coding sequence ATGAAAACAGAAAAGAGACTGACAATGGCTCTGAGCGTCTTAGTTGCGCTTATGATGCTAGCTGTCCCTCTCGCATCTTCAAGCAACTTGTTCGTGGATGGGGGACAGACAAACTCTAACGGCGATGCGCCAATTGTAAGTGGTGACACGTCATATAGAGTTGATTTTATTTTGAATGAAGGCAGTGAAGGAAGAATTAGTTTAGACCAAGTAAGTGAGACTAAGTTAGATGATCTTATTGTTGCGTTAAACAACGCTAGCAACAGCCCGGTTGTTTCAGGAGCTACTTGGTATAAAGATAAAAACAGTAATATATTTGCTGTTGTAACCGGTGACGTTACAATCCAGCAGCTTATCTGGGCATTAACAGATACTTCCGGTGCCGATAAAGTATTCAAAATTGAAAAAACAGGATACATTTTAGACTCCTTTGAAAACAATGATACAAAAGCAGCTTTTGGACCAGATAAACAAAATAACGCTATTCCAAGCTCTAACAACGGTGACAAGATTACAAAGGATATGACATTTACAGCCAAGTGGCTGCTTGATGATTCAAAATATGCTGAGATTCCAGTAGATGTTGTTTATGAGGGAGAGACCAAAGAATATGTGAAAGCGTTCCCAAAGTATGAGACGGTTGATACTAATATTGATGAAAAGAATGTATATATCACAGTTTCTAAAGGATCATTTTTAAATGTCGGCATTGACGACCTTAACACATACGGAATTGTTGTAAATGCCAATGATTCTGAAGATAAAATTACAGAAATCTATACATTCAAAACAACATATGGAGACAATAAAGAAATTTCAAAAGAAATTTCTTCAAAGGCAGTGAAAGTTCCAGTTACAAGCAAGTTAACAATGACATATACATTTAACGACAAGGAGTTTTCAAAAATCATTGTAAACTCCATTGCATTTAACAAAGAAATCTTCAAAGATGGATCTGTCACATTATATGCCAGTAAACTGAGATCATACTCGTACGCTGATGTTTATAATGCATTGAGTGGGGCAGATAGTCTTGCAAATGAGACTAATGCAGGAAAGCTAACATATGATCTTCCAATATTGGATGTTACCGATGATGTTACAAAAGACGGGTATAAATTAACTGGATGGAATGAAGGAGCTGAATTATTAAAGAGTGAAAACAATGCTTCTTCTCCTTTGACATTAGATGCTAAACTGAATGGATACTATGTTATCTTCATGGTAAACGGTCAGTTTGAATATGTATATGTTCCATTTGGAGAATTAAGTGCTGATAAGACTACACTTGATATCAGCGGTGTAAATCACTGGGTATCTATTGATTATACATCCTACAAAGCTGGAACCTTCACAGCTATAAAATCATTTAACTTCGCATCAACAAGCGATGTGGGATCTGTCGAAGATGTTACAGGTAGAACTACCGAAAAAGAACCAACAGCCGTTCTGATTGCATGTTTCACTCCTTCAAGCAGCACTTCCTATGCGGTATTTAATGCTAATTCTTACACATACAAAAGTGGCGACAAAGATGCTGATGATGGTAATGACGCAGAAGTTATTAGCTCAATGGTTGGAACATTCGGAAATGAATACGTTAATTACTTAATCATTCCGGGCAAATCAGGGGATAAAATAACTGTACCTTCGATTAAACCCATTTATGGTGAAGAATCTAAAACATTATTCATTTCATGGAACAAGTATCCTGCAAAGATTACGAAAGTCTCTGATGGGGCTGCTAAACCTAACTACACATATCCTGCCATTGAAACTGCATACAGTGAAAAAGATGCATATGGTGCAGCTAACGAGGTAATTCTGTATGCTGCCGATGCTGTTGATTACAAATATATAATCACATTCTATGATGGATCAGAAGTAGTCGGTGTATTCTATTATTCTGCAGCTCCAACAACAAACATTGAATCTGGACTTGTTGCATGGGAAATTGATGGAAAAGCCTACTCACAATATACTGAGGAATCATCAAAAGCATTTGCGAAAATCTTAACTCCTGAAAAAGATGGATACTACATCACCCAGTGGAATGATGCTGATAAGAACAAAGACGTTGAATTCAAATGGGCAGATGGAAAGATCAGCAGCATGAAAGTAAACATCAAGGACATGAAAGATGATCTGAATCTGTACGCTCAATTCAAAGCTGAAAAATATGATATTGTTTACACAAACACATATGGCAATGTCGGTTCAATGAGTCAGACTGCAAGCGTTGATGAATCTGTTAAATTATACAGTGATTCAACATTTGTATATGATGGATATAAACTCACTGGATGGAGTGACAGACCAGATGGAAGCGGAACTAACTATGACTTAGGTGCTTCATTTACTCTGAATGGAGCTCAGTATGAAGACCTTAAAGATGGAAAGTTCACACTTTATGCAGTCTGGGAGAAAGTTGGCTCAGATGTTCCTGGCGGTAACACTGATGGAAACAATGACAGTGACAACACTGCATTATACCTCATCGCTGGAATGCTTGCTGTAATTGCAATTCTTGCTATTGTAGGAATTGTACTGATGAGAAGAAAGTAA
- a CDS encoding ATP-binding protein has translation MYPGKLSSMSIERIKSGLSVPRNPALARIFGLAGLVEGWGTGIRRMISECAEHGLREPEFELLGTDFRVTLYRQPSELCKEIRASNYSLDEVELHVLDAINLDGSLTIDELSEKLQVSRSSVKRAISSLKDQKLIMRKGNNRYGYWVVQSN, from the coding sequence ATTTATCCAGGTAAACTTAGCTCAATGAGTATTGAACGCATCAAGTCTGGACTCTCAGTTCCAAGGAATCCTGCATTGGCAAGAATATTCGGACTTGCAGGATTAGTAGAAGGCTGGGGGACAGGAATCAGACGAATGATATCTGAATGTGCTGAACACGGATTAAGAGAGCCTGAGTTTGAACTTCTTGGAACAGACTTCAGAGTAACATTGTACAGACAGCCCAGTGAATTATGTAAAGAAATAAGGGCATCTAATTACTCTCTTGATGAAGTTGAGTTGCATGTTTTAGATGCCATTAATCTAGACGGGTCTCTTACAATCGATGAGCTGTCTGAAAAATTACAAGTGTCACGCAGCAGCGTAAAACGTGCGATATCCTCTTTGAAAGATCAGAAACTCATCATGAGAAAAGGAAACAATAGATACGGTTACTGGGTCGTGCAATCTAACTGA